Sequence from the uncultured Flavobacterium sp. genome:
TTATAAAATAGTCCAAATTATTGTGGACTATTTTTTTTGGTGTTGCGAAAACGTTTTTTTCGGAAAAGAAAAACATAAAAAGACGCCATTTTAAACCAAGACTTATATCTTTGTAAGCTAGAATAAAAGCTAAAAATAATGAACAAAGAGAGTAAAAGAAGAGAAGCGTTACTGTACCATTCAGAACCAACTCCAGGAAAAATTCAGGTAGTTCCAACAAAAAAATATGCAACCCAAAGAGACTTATCTTTGGCTTATTCGCCGGGTGTTGCTGAGCCATGTTTAGAAATTGCAGCAAACGTAGACGACGTTTATAAATACACAGCAAAAGGAAATTTAGTTGCCGTTATCTCAAACGGTACAGCGGTTTTAGGACTTGGAGACATTGGTCCGGAAGCTTCTAAACCAGTTATGGAAGGAAAAGGTTTGTTGTTTAAAATCTTTTCGGATATTGATGTTTTTGATATAGAAATCGGAACTAAAGATATCGAAGAATTTATCCAGACGGTTAAAAATATTGCTCCAACTTTTGGAGGAATAAATCTTGAGGATATTAAAGCACCTGAATCTTTTGAAATCGAAAGAAGATTGGTAGAAGAATTGGATATTCCGGTAATGCACGATGATCAGCACGGAACGGCAATTATCTCTTCTGCGGCTTTAATCAACGCATTAGAATTAGCAGGAAAAAAAGCAGAAGATGTAAAAGTAGTAGTTTCTGGCGCAGGTTCGGCGGCAATAGCTTGTACTGATTTATATGTTTTGTTAGGAGTTAAGGTTGAAAATATCAAAATGTTTAATAGTAAAGGACTTTTAACAAAAGACAATCCTTCACTATCAGAATTACAATTGAAATATGCTGTTGATGGTGCTAAAATTGAATTAGCAGAAGCAGTAAAAGGAGCAGATGTTTTCATCGGATTGTCTTCAGGAGGTATTTTATCGGCTGAAATGTTGTTGACAATGAAAGAGAATCCGATTGTTTTTGCGATGGCAAATCCAAATCCGGAAATCGATTATAATTTAGCTACAGAAACTCGTAAAGATGTTATTATGGCTACAGGACGTTCAGACTTTCCTAACCAGGTTAATAATGTTTTAGGTTTTCCATATATTTTTAGAGGAGCGCTAGATGTTAGAGCGACTAAAATTAATGAAGCTATGAAAATGGCTGCTGTAAAAGCTTTGGCTATTTTGGCAAAAGAACCGGTTCCAGAACAAGTAAACGTGGCGTATGGCGCAACAAAACTTGGTTTTGGTAACGATTATATTATCCCTAAACCATTTGATCCAAGATTGATTACTGTAGTTGCTCCGGCAGTTGCAAGAGCAGCAATGGAATCTGGTGTTGCAAAAAATCCTATTACAGATTGGGCAGCTTACGAAGATCACCTTCGTGAACGTATGGGGAACGATAATAAAATGGTTCGTTTGATGACAAACCGTGCTAAAATGGATCCTAAAAGAATTGTATTTGCTGAGGCAGATCAATTAAATGTATTAAAAGCAGCACAAATTGTTCATGAAGACGGAATTGGTTTTCCAATTTTATTAGGAAATAAAGAAGCGATTTTAGAGCTTAAAGCTGAATTAGGTTTTGATGCAGAACTTGAAATCATCGATCCTAAAACAAATGAAGAAGAAGCAAGACGTAACAGATTTGCAAAATCATATTGGGAAACAAGAGAGAGAAGAGGCGTTTCGCTGCTTGATGCTCAGAAATATATGCGCGAAAGAAACTATTTTGCTGCAATGATGGTTAATGAAGGCGAAGCTGATGCATTAGTTACCGGTCATACAAGAAGTTATCCAACGGTTGTAAAACCAATGTTGCAATTGATCGAAAAAGCACCTGGAGCCTCACTTGTTGCAACTGCAAATATGATGTTGACTTCTCGCGGACCAATGTTCTTGTCTGATACTGCAATTAATATCAATCCTTCATCTGAAGATTTGATTAACATTGCAATTATGACTGCAAAAACTGCAAAAATGTTTGGTGTTGAGCCAGTTATTGCAATGGTTTCTTATTCAAATTTTGGATCTTCAACAAGCCAAAGTGCTTCAAAAGTAAGAGAAGCAGTAGCTTATTTGCATAAAAATCATCCTGATATGATCGTTGACGGAGAGATTCAGGCAGATTTTGCTTTGAACCAGGAAATGCTTGCAGAGAAATTTCCTTTCTCAAAATTAGCAGGAAAGAAGGTAAATACATTGATTTTCCCTAACTTAGAGTCGGCTAATATTACTTATAAGTTATTAAAAGAATTATATAAAGTAAATTCAATTGGTCCAATTATGATGGGAATGGGTAAACCGGTTCACATTTTTCAATTAGGAGCAAGCGTTGAAGAAATGGTTAATATGGCTGCAATTGCGGTTATTGATGCTCAGGAAAAAGAGAATAAAAAAAATAAATTAGCTAAATAGTAGAAATAATAGGGGTCGATGTAATAATGTCGTATTTTTATTGCATTTTTATTATATTTGACCCTTATAAATTATACTATGATAGCACATTTGCAAGGTAAATTAGTCGAGAAAAATCCTACAGATGTAGTGATTGATTGTGGAGGTGTTGGATATCAAGTACATATCTCTTTACACACCTTCTCATTAATTCCTAATGCAGAAAATATAAAATTGTATACGCATCTTCAAATTAAGGAAGATGCGCATACTTTATTTGGTTTCGCAGAAAAATCAGAACGAGAAATTTTTAGAATGTTGTTATCTGTTTCAGGAATTGGAGCAAATATTGCCAGAACAATGTTGTCTTCAATTGAGCCTCGACAAATAATAAATGCTATTGCCTCTGGCGATGTAGGTATTATTCAGTCAATTAAAGGAATTGGGAACAAAACAGCACAAAGAGTTATTCTTGATTTAAAAGAAAAAGTGTTAAAGTTGTACGATTTAGATGAAGTTTCTGTAGTACAAAACAATACAAATAGAGATGAAGCGTTATCTGCTTTGGAAGTTTTAGGTTTTGTTCGAAAAACATCCGAAAAAGTAGTCGAAAAGATCGTCAAAGAAGATCCGGAAGCTACTGTAGAATCAATCATCAAAAAAGCTTTAAAAAGCTTATAAACTCATTTTAAATAAAAGAATTGTATGCGTAAAATTTGTATTTTTTTGCTGGTTTTATTTTGCGGTAATGTTTTGCGTGCGCAAGTAAATCCGGCGGTCAAAGATACAACCAAGACTCAATTTTCTACAGGAAAAGTTGAGATTGAAGATCCACCAAGTATACTTTCTGCTTATAGATACGATCCTATTACAGACCGTTATATTTACACCAGTTCAGTTGATGGTTTCTCTATCAATTACCCTATTGTTTTAACGCCAAAAGAATACGAAGATTTAGTTTTGAAAGAATCCAGAAGAGATTATTTCAAAAAGAAATCAGATGCTATTGATGGTAAAAAAGCAGGTAGTGAAGCTAATAAAAAGAATTTATTACCAAGATATTATATTAACTCAAGTCTTTTTGAAAGCGTCTTTGGAAGTAATACAATTGATGTAAAGCCAACAGGATCAGTCGAAATGGATTTGGGTATTCGATATACCAAGCAAGATAATCCTTCGTTTTCGCCTAGAAACAGATCTAGTTTAACCTTTGATTTTGATCAGAGAATCAGCATGAGTTTAATGGGTAAAGTAGGAACGAGATTGGATGTAAATGCTAATTATGATACTCAGTCTACATTTGCATTTCAAAATTTATTTAAACTGGCGTATTCACCTTCTGAAGATGATATTATTCAAAAAGTTGAGGTTGGTAACGTTAGTATGCCTTTGAACAGTACGCTTATACGTGGGGCTCAAAGTTTATTTGGGGTTAAAACGCAGCTGCAATTTGGTAAGACAACAATCACCGGAGTTTTCTCAGAACAAAAGTCACAAACAAAGAGTATAGTTGCAGAAGGTGGCGGTACAGTTCAAAATTTTGATTTGTATGCTTTAGACTACGATAACGACAGACACTTCTTCTTATCACAATACTTTAGAAACAAATATGATGCTTCGTTACAAAAGTATCCATTTATTGATAGTCGTGTACAGGTAACGAGAATTGAAGTTTGGGTAACCAATAAACAAAACCGTGTAAGTACTACAAGTAATAACCTTCGTAATGTTATTGCGCTTCAGGATTTAGGAGAGGCACAGGCAACTGGTATTCCGGATAATCAGGTTGTGGTTGTAAATCCAACAACAGGTTTCTTTAATAATCCTGTTGATACTCCGGCAGAGAATGATAATAATAAATATGATCCTGCAGCTATTGGACAGCCAGGTTCATTTTTAAATTCAAATATTAGAGAAATTGTAACGGCAAAATCAGGATTTAATAATGCAAACGTAAGTGAAGGTTCTGATTATTCTGTTTTGGAAAACGCCAGAAAATTAAATGCAAACGAATTTACTTTTAACGCACAATTAGGATATATCTCTTTGCAGCAGCGTTTGGCAAATGATGAGATTTTGGCTGTTGCTTACGAATATACAATAGGAGGTAAAGTTTATCAGGTTGGAGAATTTGGTAGTGATGGAGTTGATGGAACAATTGTTACAGGAAACACTCCTTCGAATCAAGCTATTATTACACAAAGTTTAATCTTGAAAATGCTGAAAAGCAGTTTGACTAACGTACAAAATCCAGTTTGGAATTTGATGATGAAGAACGTTTATCAAATTCCTCAGGCGTATCAAATTAAGCAAGATGATTTTAGATTAAACATTCTTTATACAGATCCTTCGCCAATAAATTACATTACATCAGTTCAGGGAAGTTCTTTTCCAGCAAATCCTACACCGGATAATAAAGTTGATCAAACACCATTGTTGAATGTTTTTAATCTGGATAGATTGAACTACAACAATGATCCACAAACTGGAGGAGATGGTTTCTTCGATTATATTCCGGGAATAACGGTTGACGTTCAAAATGGGCGAATTATATTTACAACCAAAGAACCTTTTGGAAAACTTTTGTTTGATAAATTAAATACAGGTTCAGGAGAGAACTATAGCGATCCTTCTACGTATAATCCAAATCAAAAGAAATATGTGTTTAATAACATGTATAGAAATACACAATCTGGAGCATTACAGGATAGCGATAAAAATAAATTCTTATTAAGAGGAAAATATAAATCATCAGGAAGCAACGGAATACCAATTGGAGCGTTTAATGTTCCGCAAGGTTCTGTTGTAGTAATGGCTGCCGGAAGAAGATTAGTTGAAGGAATTGATTATAGTGTCGATTATCAATTAGGACGTGTGCAAATTTTGGATCCGTCACTTCAGGCTTCAAATACACCAATTGAAGTTTCATTGGAAAACAACTCAATTTTTGGACAACAAACCCGAAGATTCATGGGATTCAATATCGAACATAAAATTTCTGATAATTTTATTGTTGGAGGAACTTATTTAAAAATGACAGAAAGACCATTTACTCAAAAATCGAGTTATGGACAGGAATCTGTAAACAATACAATTTTTGGTTTTAACGGAACTTATTCAACAGAAGTTCCATTCTTAACAAGATTAGTAAATAAGTTACCAAATATTGATACAGATGTTCCTTCTAATCTTTCGATTCGTGGTGAAGTTGCTTTCTTAAGACCAGACGCTCCAAAAGCAAGTGATTTTGAAGGAGAAGCAACTATATATGTAGATGATTTTGAAGGTTCACAATCTACCATAGATATGCGATCAGCTTATGCGTGGAGTTTAGCTTCTACGCCATTTGTAAATTCGATAAACGATAATACTTTTAATGCCAATTCAAGTACATTAGAGTATGGTTATAAAAGAGCAAAACTAGCTTGGTATACTATTGATCCAATATTTTATACTTCAAAACCATCTGGTATTTCAAACGATGATTTATCATTAAATACAACCAGAAGAATTTATAGCCGTGAATTATATCCTAACACGGATATTGCGCAGGGACAAATTCAGGTTATTAATACTCTTGATTTAACATACTATCCATCAGATAGAGGTCCGTATAATAACAATCCAAATTTTGGTACCGATCCGGCATCTTCAAATTTTGGAGGAATTATGCGTTCCCTAAATTCTACGAATTTTGAGCAAGGAAATGTTGAATATATTCAGTTCTGGGTTCTGGATCCTTATGTTGGAAATGGAGAAGCACAAACAAATAATACAGGAAAAATATATTTCAATTTAGGGGAAGTTTCCGAAGATGTTTTAAAAGACGGAAGAAAACAATATGAAAACGGATTAGGACCGGATCAGATAATGGTAAATCCGCAGCCAATTTGGGGAGATGTTCCAGCTTCACAATCTTTGATTTATGCCTTTGATACAAATGCAGATAATCGTAGAAATCAAGATATTGGTTTAGATGGTTTGCCGGATTCAAAAGAAGGTTCTGTATATACGAATTATGCAACTGAAGCAGATCCTGCAGCGGATAACTATATCTATTATTTAAACACGACTGGTGGAGTTCTTGATCGTTATAAAAAGTATAATGGTGTAGAAAATAATTCCGCAGTAAGTATAGATGATCCTAACCGTGGATCAACAACATTACCTGATGTTGAAGATATTAATCGTGATAATACAATGAGTACCATCAATGCTTATTATGAATATAGTATTGATATCAAACCGGGAATGCAAGTTGGACAAAACTATATTACGGATATTCGTGATGTAACCAATATTGATTTGCCAAACGGAGGAACAACAAATGCAAGATGGATTCAGTTTAAAATTCCAGTTTCTCAGCCTCAAAAAACTATTGGTAATATTAGTGATTTTAGATCTATTCGTTTTATGCGTATGTTTATGACTGGCTTTAACGATCAGGTGACAATGCGTTTTGGAGCTTTAGATTTAGTTCGTGGAGAATGGAGAAGATATACAGGAACTTTGGATGCAAATGATACTGACCCAACAAATGATGGAACTGAGTTTGATGTTTCGGCAGTAAATATTCAGGAAAACAGTACAAAATGTCCTGTGAATTATGTGATTCCACCAGGAGTTCAGAGAGAACAATTGTATAATAACAATACCATTATCAACCAAAATGAGCAAGCGTTAGCATTAAGAGTTGGCGGAGCAGGTTTACAACCTCTTGATTCCAGAGCAGTTTTTAAGAATGTAAGCGTAGATATGCGTCAATATAAAAAACTGAAAATGTTTTTACATGCTGAATCTTTGCCAAGCGAAGCTACATTGGAAGATGATGAAATGGTAGGATTTATTCGTTTTGGAAATGACTTTACACAAAACTTTTATCAGGTTGAGATTCCATTAAAAGTAACAAGAACCGGAGGATCATGTACAATAAGTGCAGATCAGGTTTGGATGGAAAGTAATAATATAGATCTTGCATTGGAATTACTTACGAGTATGAAGATTAAAGCCATGAGTCTTGATCCTAATTCTCCTAAGAGAGATATTAATGGTATTTATTATCCGGATAACGATCCAGATGCTCAAGGCGGCGATGGAGACAGTAGATTGATATTAGGTATAAAAGGAAATCCTAACTTTGGTTTAGTTCGAAATTTAATGGTCGGAGTAAAAAGTAGAGTAGACCATAAAGACATCAAAGGAGAAGTTTGGTTTAATGAGCTTCGTCTTGCCGATTTAGAGAATAAAGGCGGTATGGCGGCGATATTGAATATTGATACCAATATGGCTGATTTTGCTACAGTTTCGGCAACTGG
This genomic interval carries:
- a CDS encoding NADP-dependent malic enzyme translates to MNKESKRREALLYHSEPTPGKIQVVPTKKYATQRDLSLAYSPGVAEPCLEIAANVDDVYKYTAKGNLVAVISNGTAVLGLGDIGPEASKPVMEGKGLLFKIFSDIDVFDIEIGTKDIEEFIQTVKNIAPTFGGINLEDIKAPESFEIERRLVEELDIPVMHDDQHGTAIISSAALINALELAGKKAEDVKVVVSGAGSAAIACTDLYVLLGVKVENIKMFNSKGLLTKDNPSLSELQLKYAVDGAKIELAEAVKGADVFIGLSSGGILSAEMLLTMKENPIVFAMANPNPEIDYNLATETRKDVIMATGRSDFPNQVNNVLGFPYIFRGALDVRATKINEAMKMAAVKALAILAKEPVPEQVNVAYGATKLGFGNDYIIPKPFDPRLITVVAPAVARAAMESGVAKNPITDWAAYEDHLRERMGNDNKMVRLMTNRAKMDPKRIVFAEADQLNVLKAAQIVHEDGIGFPILLGNKEAILELKAELGFDAELEIIDPKTNEEEARRNRFAKSYWETRERRGVSLLDAQKYMRERNYFAAMMVNEGEADALVTGHTRSYPTVVKPMLQLIEKAPGASLVATANMMLTSRGPMFLSDTAININPSSEDLINIAIMTAKTAKMFGVEPVIAMVSYSNFGSSTSQSASKVREAVAYLHKNHPDMIVDGEIQADFALNQEMLAEKFPFSKLAGKKVNTLIFPNLESANITYKLLKELYKVNSIGPIMMGMGKPVHIFQLGASVEEMVNMAAIAVIDAQEKENKKNKLAK
- the ruvA gene encoding Holliday junction branch migration protein RuvA translates to MIAHLQGKLVEKNPTDVVIDCGGVGYQVHISLHTFSLIPNAENIKLYTHLQIKEDAHTLFGFAEKSEREIFRMLLSVSGIGANIARTMLSSIEPRQIINAIASGDVGIIQSIKGIGNKTAQRVILDLKEKVLKLYDLDEVSVVQNNTNRDEALSALEVLGFVRKTSEKVVEKIVKEDPEATVESIIKKALKSL
- the sprA gene encoding cell surface protein SprA, translating into MRKICIFLLVLFCGNVLRAQVNPAVKDTTKTQFSTGKVEIEDPPSILSAYRYDPITDRYIYTSSVDGFSINYPIVLTPKEYEDLVLKESRRDYFKKKSDAIDGKKAGSEANKKNLLPRYYINSSLFESVFGSNTIDVKPTGSVEMDLGIRYTKQDNPSFSPRNRSSLTFDFDQRISMSLMGKVGTRLDVNANYDTQSTFAFQNLFKLAYSPSEDDIIQKVEVGNVSMPLNSTLIRGAQSLFGVKTQLQFGKTTITGVFSEQKSQTKSIVAEGGGTVQNFDLYALDYDNDRHFFLSQYFRNKYDASLQKYPFIDSRVQVTRIEVWVTNKQNRVSTTSNNLRNVIALQDLGEAQATGIPDNQVVVVNPTTGFFNNPVDTPAENDNNKYDPAAIGQPGSFLNSNIREIVTAKSGFNNANVSEGSDYSVLENARKLNANEFTFNAQLGYISLQQRLANDEILAVAYEYTIGGKVYQVGEFGSDGVDGTIVTGNTPSNQAIITQSLILKMLKSSLTNVQNPVWNLMMKNVYQIPQAYQIKQDDFRLNILYTDPSPINYITSVQGSSFPANPTPDNKVDQTPLLNVFNLDRLNYNNDPQTGGDGFFDYIPGITVDVQNGRIIFTTKEPFGKLLFDKLNTGSGENYSDPSTYNPNQKKYVFNNMYRNTQSGALQDSDKNKFLLRGKYKSSGSNGIPIGAFNVPQGSVVVMAAGRRLVEGIDYSVDYQLGRVQILDPSLQASNTPIEVSLENNSIFGQQTRRFMGFNIEHKISDNFIVGGTYLKMTERPFTQKSSYGQESVNNTIFGFNGTYSTEVPFLTRLVNKLPNIDTDVPSNLSIRGEVAFLRPDAPKASDFEGEATIYVDDFEGSQSTIDMRSAYAWSLASTPFVNSINDNTFNANSSTLEYGYKRAKLAWYTIDPIFYTSKPSGISNDDLSLNTTRRIYSRELYPNTDIAQGQIQVINTLDLTYYPSDRGPYNNNPNFGTDPASSNFGGIMRSLNSTNFEQGNVEYIQFWVLDPYVGNGEAQTNNTGKIYFNLGEVSEDVLKDGRKQYENGLGPDQIMVNPQPIWGDVPASQSLIYAFDTNADNRRNQDIGLDGLPDSKEGSVYTNYATEADPAADNYIYYLNTTGGVLDRYKKYNGVENNSAVSIDDPNRGSTTLPDVEDINRDNTMSTINAYYEYSIDIKPGMQVGQNYITDIRDVTNIDLPNGGTTNARWIQFKIPVSQPQKTIGNISDFRSIRFMRMFMTGFNDQVTMRFGALDLVRGEWRRYTGTLDANDTDPTNDGTEFDVSAVNIQENSTKCPVNYVIPPGVQREQLYNNNTIINQNEQALALRVGGAGLQPLDSRAVFKNVSVDMRQYKKLKMFLHAESLPSEATLEDDEMVGFIRFGNDFTQNFYQVEIPLKVTRTGGSCTISADQVWMESNNIDLALELLTSMKIKAMSLDPNSPKRDINGIYYPDNDPDAQGGDGDSRLILGIKGNPNFGLVRNLMVGVKSRVDHKDIKGEVWFNELRLADLENKGGMAAILNIDTNMADFATVSATGKKSTIGFGSLEQGANERSREDLQQYNIVTNLNLGQLLPHKWGINLPFNYAIGEEVITPEYDPFNQDIKLDQLISETTDQTEKDNIRTRAVDYTKRRSINFIGVKKDRAPEQKPHIYDVENLTFSQSYNEVNRHDYEVETYQDQQSNTAVNYAYTFQPKEVVPFKTTKFMKTSEYWKILSDFNFNYLPSNITFNTNILRQSNRQQFRDVETQGIPVSPLFRRNFAFNYQYGFGYNLTKSLKVNYTAASNNIVKNFLNDDNTPKQDFNIWDDYLDIGTPNQHVQQLVLNYEIPINKIPVFSFVKASYSYTADYSWQRSSSAFADIDVQNPDGSTSQYNLGNTIQNANSNTLTTTFNMNMLYKYLGLTPGAKSAKAKPKAAAPPKPGEKIVNTAKPVVSNSPFYDGLIGVLTSVKNIQVNYTKNSGTVLPGYTPSVGFFGTSRPTLGFVFGSQDDIRYESAKNGWLTDYQDFNQNFTQVTNKLLKVTANIDLLPDLKIDLAMDRAYSQNTSEQYSVDPVSREYLPLSPYTYGMFSISTVLIKTAFSTSNETQSAAFDDFRNNRLIIANRLAEDRYGAIIPRYDASTLPAEDNAVPIENLANPNNTQRKQILSNDGYPVGYGKSNQAVLLPAFLAAYTGADASNVSTGIFRSFPIPNWSIKYNGLMRYKFFKDKFKRFSLQNNYRASYTINQFRSNFDYAENPNGQDINSNFFNKTIMSNVNLVEQFSPLIRVDFELKSSLRILTEIKKDRALSMSFDNNLLTEVKGVEYVVGLGYRFKDVIFSSRLADSPTGIIKSDINIKADFSFRNNETLVRYLDYDNNQLAAGQNIWSLKMTADYAFSKNLTAIFYYDHSFSKAVISTSFPLTNIRSGFTLRYNFGN